In a single window of the Subtercola sp. PAMC28395 genome:
- the ftsX gene encoding permease-like cell division protein FtsX — translation MRLALILGEVGTGLRRNMSMVVSVVLVTFISLTFVGAAILLQMQIGQMKGYWYDKAQVAVYMCTATSSSANCANGEATPDQIAAVDAQLKGSTLAPFIKTYDFENHEQAYEKFKAQFAGNDVARYVTADLLNQTFWINMVDPQQSEVLVESLTTAPGVDSVVDQRSYLEQIFSILNAASYTAIGIAALMLVAAVLLIATTIRLSAFSRRREIGIMRLVGASNRFIQTPFILEGVIAAVVGSVLAGATVWAIVHFFVEGYLQKNLPLTAFVTVQDALVIVAPILLVLGVVLAAISAKFAITRYLKV, via the coding sequence GTGAGACTCGCACTGATCCTCGGTGAGGTCGGCACGGGCCTCCGCCGCAACATGTCCATGGTCGTCTCGGTTGTCCTCGTGACCTTCATCTCGCTGACCTTCGTCGGTGCCGCCATCCTGCTGCAGATGCAGATCGGCCAGATGAAGGGCTACTGGTACGACAAGGCCCAGGTCGCGGTCTATATGTGCACTGCGACCTCCAGCAGTGCCAACTGCGCCAACGGTGAGGCCACTCCCGATCAGATCGCCGCCGTCGACGCCCAACTCAAAGGCTCGACGCTCGCGCCCTTCATCAAGACCTACGACTTCGAGAACCACGAGCAGGCCTACGAGAAATTCAAGGCGCAGTTCGCGGGAAATGACGTCGCCCGGTACGTCACCGCCGATCTGCTGAACCAGACGTTCTGGATCAACATGGTCGACCCCCAACAGTCAGAGGTTCTGGTCGAGAGCCTGACGACGGCTCCCGGGGTCGACTCAGTGGTCGACCAGCGAAGTTATCTCGAGCAGATCTTCTCGATACTCAACGCGGCGAGCTACACGGCAATCGGCATCGCTGCCCTCATGCTCGTCGCCGCGGTGCTGCTCATCGCCACCACCATCAGGCTCTCCGCGTTCTCACGGCGTCGGGAGATCGGCATCATGAGGCTCGTGGGCGCGTCGAACAGGTTCATCCAGACGCCCTTCATTCTTGAAGGCGTCATCGCAGCTGTGGTGGGTTCAGTGCTCGCAGGCGCGACGGTGTGGGCGATCGTGCACTTCTTCGTCGAGGGGTACCTGCAGAAGAACCTGCCGCTCACCGCCTTCGTCACGGTCCAGGATGCCCTGGTGATCGTTGCTCCCATCCTGCTCGTGCTCGGGGTGGTCCTGGCGGCCATCTCGGCGAAGTTCGCCATCACGCGGTACCTCAAGGTCTAG
- the ftsE gene encoding cell division ATP-binding protein FtsE encodes MIRFDQVSKMYKGTAKPALNTIDLEILRGEFVFLVGASGSGKSSFLRLVLKEDRPSSGSIHVLGQDLGSISSRKVPYFRRNLGVVFQDFRLLPNKNVFDNVAFTLQVIGKSRGFIQEAVPDVLAMVGLAEKAGRLPHELSGGEQQRVAIARAVVNKPAILLADEPTGNLDPVTSAGIMNVLDRINAGGTTIIMATHDNAIVDQMQRRVVELVSGQVVRDERQGGYGKITEISLQDSGMTAEITRPDPLSLRMQATGAIDRPVMPLVAPAPVASLSTAADARAAAPAATTSMPAAASTSAATSTSAAASTSATTSAPATTSMPAAAVPAFIGGVTATPVPSATPSRAVPVVPRVPVVSASTISPSPGHPAAEDPASRSGGVDDPSSDAHGGESPEPDSAVSGTAPEDDLATASLSLAEKLGLRAPGDRHDPTADQKVGPTS; translated from the coding sequence ATGATTCGATTTGACCAGGTATCCAAGATGTACAAGGGCACGGCAAAGCCGGCGCTCAACACGATCGACCTCGAGATTCTTCGGGGTGAGTTCGTTTTTCTCGTCGGCGCGTCAGGGTCGGGTAAGTCCAGTTTCCTGCGCCTCGTGCTGAAGGAAGACAGGCCGTCCAGCGGCAGCATCCACGTGCTCGGGCAGGATCTGGGGTCGATCTCCTCCCGCAAGGTGCCCTACTTCAGGCGCAACCTCGGGGTGGTCTTCCAGGACTTCCGGCTACTGCCCAACAAGAACGTGTTCGACAACGTTGCGTTCACCCTTCAGGTCATCGGCAAATCCCGGGGGTTCATCCAGGAGGCCGTGCCAGACGTGCTCGCGATGGTCGGGCTCGCTGAGAAGGCCGGCCGGCTTCCGCACGAGCTCTCCGGTGGGGAGCAGCAGCGGGTGGCCATCGCCCGCGCCGTGGTGAACAAGCCCGCCATCCTGCTCGCCGACGAGCCGACGGGCAACCTCGACCCGGTCACAAGCGCTGGCATCATGAACGTGCTCGACCGCATCAATGCGGGAGGAACGACGATCATCATGGCCACGCACGACAACGCCATCGTCGACCAGATGCAGCGCCGGGTTGTCGAACTGGTCAGCGGGCAGGTCGTCCGCGATGAGCGCCAGGGCGGCTACGGCAAGATCACCGAGATCAGCCTCCAAGACAGCGGAATGACCGCAGAGATCACCCGTCCAGACCCGCTGTCGCTGCGTATGCAGGCCACCGGAGCCATCGACCGGCCCGTGATGCCGCTCGTCGCGCCTGCACCGGTCGCCTCCCTGTCGACCGCCGCCGATGCGCGTGCTGCTGCACCTGCTGCCACCACCTCGATGCCTGCCGCAGCCTCGACGTCTGCCGCCACCTCGACGTCTGCCGCAGCCTCGACGTCTGCCACCACCTCGGCGCCTGCCACCACCTCGATGCCTGCGGCAGCCGTGCCGGCCTTCATCGGTGGGGTCACAGCCACTCCGGTGCCATCGGCGACACCGTCACGCGCCGTTCCTGTTGTTCCGCGGGTGCCCGTGGTGTCTGCATCCACCATTTCCCCGTCACCGGGTCATCCCGCCGCAGAAGACCCGGCCTCGCGGTCAGGAGGTGTCGATGATCCGTCCTCCGACGCTCACGGTGGTGAATCACCCGAGCCAGACTCCGCAGTATCCGGCACGGCGCCAGAAGACGACCTGGCGACGGCCTCACTGAGCCTCGCCGAGAAGCTCGGGCTGCGTGCCCCGGGCGACAGGCATGACCCGACCGCCGACCAGAAGGTGGGGCCCACCTCGTGA